From a single Pongo pygmaeus isolate AG05252 chromosome 12, NHGRI_mPonPyg2-v2.0_pri, whole genome shotgun sequence genomic region:
- the KRCC1 gene encoding lysine-rich coiled-coil protein 1, producing MKHSKKTYDSFQDELEDYIKVQKARGLEPKTCFRKMRGDYLETCGYKGEVNSRPTYRMFDQRLPPETIQTYPRSCTISQTVENRLPQWLPAHDSRLRLDSLSYCQFTRDCFSEKPVPLNFDQQEYICGSHGVEPRVYKHFSDNSTSTHQASHKQIHQKRKRHPEEGREKSEEEWSKHKRKKSCKEIDLDKHKSIQRKKTEVEIETVHVSTEKLKNRKEKKSRDVVSKKEERKRTKKKKEQGQERTEEEMLWDQSILGF from the coding sequence ATGAAGCattcaaagaagacatatgacTCTTTTCAAGATGAACTTGAAGATTATATTAAAGTACAGAAAGCCAGAGGCTTAGAGCCAAAGACTTGTTTCAGAAAGATGAGAGGGGACTATTTGGAAACCTGTGGGTACAAAGGAGAGGTTAATTCCAGACCCACATATAGAATGTTTGACCAGAGACTCCCACCTGAAACCATCCAGACCTACCCAAGATCATGCACTATTTCACAAACAGTGGAAAATCGGTTGCCTCAGTGGTTACCAGCCCATGACAGCAGATTGAGACTAGACTCTCTGAGCTACTGTCAGTTCACCAGGGACTGTTTCTCAGAAAAACCAGTACCCCTGAACTTTGATCAACAAGAATATATTTGTGGCTCACATGGTGTAGAACCTAGAGTTTACAAGCACTTCTCAGATAACAGTACCAGTACTCATCAAGCCAGTCACAAACAGATACATCAGAAGAGGAAAAGGCAcccagaggaaggcagagaaaaatCAGAGGAGGAGTGGTCTaagcataagagaaaaaaaagctgcAAGGAAATTGATTTAGACAAACACAAGAGcatccaaagaaagaaaacagaggtgGAAATAGAAACCGTACATGTCAGTACAGAAAAGCTTAAGAATcgaaaggagaaaaaaagccgAGATGTAGTCTCTAAGAAAGAGGAACGTAAacgtacaaaaaagaaaaaggaacaaggcCAAGAAAGGACAGAGGAGGAAATGCTTTGGGACCAGTCTATTCTTGGATTTTGA